In Chiroxiphia lanceolata isolate bChiLan1 chromosome 7, bChiLan1.pri, whole genome shotgun sequence, the DNA window CCCGCCCCCAAACCGCTCCCGCCCTGCGATTGGCTGAGCTGCCGCGTGACGCGCCTCCCGCAGCACGGCCCATTGGCCAGGGTGGGTGACGCGAGCGGGGCGGGGCCAGTTGGTGACACGTCGGACGGCGGCGCCGCCAGCGGCCCCCGGAGCCGCCCCCGGTCCCGGTCGTGGTCCCGTCCCGGCCATGCGGCTGTCGCTGGTGCTGTCGGTGCTGCGGCCCGCCGGGCCCGTGGCCATCGGCGTCTCGCTGGGCTTCACCCTCAGCTTGCTTAGCGTCACCTGGGTGGAGGAGCCCTGCGGGCCGCCGTCGCACCTCGCCACCCGCCCGCGCCCCGAcggcggccccgcgccgccccccggccccgccaaCGGCAACGCGGCGCGCAGGCCCAACGCCGTGCCCGCCGGGCTGGGCGTCGACAGCTGGGAGCCTCGAGTCGTGCCCTACCGCCCGCCCAGCCCCGGCAGGGCCGCCAAGAAGGCTGTCAGGTgcgggggggccgggccgggccgggctgggggagctgggccCCGGTGAGGGCGGGCGACCGCGGCTCCCCGGGCTTTATCTAGGGGTAACTGCGGCCGAGTTCGGGGTACCCTGGTGTGGGCGTGTGCCTGCCGGGCCGCGGCAGGGGGGCTTTACAGGAGGCCCAGCGATGTACTTTATCCTCCCTGCAGCCACCtaggatttttctctctgcaagcGCCCTCTGCCCCCTCTTCTCCTTactcccagccctcagcaggcACCCAGAAGAGCCTCTTGCCCAcgctgctgcctgctgtgcgAAGGTTGCCCTCTGTGCAAAGGTTCCCTGCTATGCGAAGTCTGCCTGCTGCAGCACGTGCTGCCGGGCACCCTGCCACGGTCCcctcctgcctgagcagggaccCCTCCCGTGGTGGCTTGTCCCCACCCGGCGCTGCAAACTCCAGCCTGCTCCAGAGCCGGCTGCAGCCCCGTCTCAGTGTCCCCTGGATGACAGGGGGGCAGGCAGTGAAAGGGCCTCCTTGTCCTGGCGAGGTGGTGGGCGGATGAAGGGGGCTGAATGGGGCCAGTGTGTACCAGGCAGCGGCTGGGGGACGGGATGGGGGGGGTCGCTTCCTGCCGCTGCACCAGGCTGGGAGAATTAAACCTGAAAGTCATTCTGAATGCGACAGCTGGGGGccgtggtggggagggggacacaACCAGCCCCTTGCTGGCTTCAGCCACCTGTGTGGGGCCTGACTTCCGCAGAGAGGGCAGCAAGGACTCTCCTGCCTGCCTTTTGTAAGGCAGTATGTCTGGCAAGGGCAGCAGGAAGGTGCTTCCCAGTTTGTCTGtcctggctggggctggccTCATAGTGTGGGTGCCTGGTGGGTCATGTCCCTGCTAGGGCTAGGGTGTGCAGCCCTCTTTCCTGCTTTTAGCTGTTTTCAGCCTTTTGAGAGCCTCTGTTTTAAGCTGGACTAGCCAGCTTGTGGGAAGGGAGGGTCCTCCATGGTCTCAGGTTGACGGGGGATCCAGCAAAGtgctctgctgtgcctctgGTATAGTGgcagctggtgatgctgggGTGATGTCTTGTGTGCGTGGTTGGAGCCCGGGAGCAGTTCCTGCAGAGGAACTGAGGTTGGTGCCATTGGTTGCAGCAGGGAGGGTGCAGGCTGAGGTGGGGTGCAGCGCCTCAGAAGACATTGTCTTCCTCCTGCAGGACCCGATAcatcagcacagagctggggatgCGGCAGCGGCTCTTCGTGGGTGTGCTGACCTCCAAGAGCACACTGAACACCCTGGGAGTGGCTGTCAACCGCACTCTGGCCCACCGCCTGGAGCGCCTGGTGTACTTCACGGGCACGCGGGGCCGCAAGGTGCCCCACGGCATGGTGGTGGTGACGCACAGTGACGAGCGGCCCATCTGGAACATGTACCAGACTGTCAGATACCTTCTGCAGCACTACGTGAACGACTTCGATTGGTTCTTCCTGGTGCAGGATGATACCTACACAGAGGCACACCGCATCAGCCGCCTGGTTGCCCACCTCAGCATTGACACTCACCTCTACCTGGGCCGTCCCGAGGAGTTCATCggtggggacactgagggacGTTACTGCTACGGAGGGTTTGGCTACCTGCTGTCCcgcagcctcctcctgctcctgcagcagcacctggagagCTGCCGCAATGACATCCTCAGTGCCCGGCCCGACGAGTGGCTGGGCCGCTGCATCATCGACTACACAGGTGTCAACTGTGCTGAGGAACATGAGGTAGgtcctgcagcagagatgtCCTGGGAGGACTAGCCCTTGCAGCCTTATATCCTTTGAGCTTGCTGTGCTGGCATCTGCTGGGGTGGGAAtgcaggctggggctggctgtgACCTATCTCTCCTGACTGGCACAGGGTCTGCATTACCACTATTTTGAGCTGGGGAAGAACGTGGACCCTGAGCGGGAGACTGACCTCCGTTTCCAGAGCGCCTTCACTGTCCACCCTGTGCTGGATCCCCTCCAGATGTACCGGCTGCACAAGTACTTTGCACAGGTGGAGCTTGAGAGGACCTACCAGGagatccagcagctccaggtgagACTTGGCTTGGCTGGGAGGGTCTTGGTTCCATCTGTCATCCTTTGGGCTTTCTGGTTACTCTGCAAGTTTCTCACCTGATCCTGCTGTGGGACACGATCAGTTGAGCCCATCTGGCTACAGAGGCAGTGGTGCTGTCTGGAGAGCAGCCTTAGACCTAGATAGGTCCTGGAGAGATGGTGGTGGTTCAGGGTGATGAGGCAAACAGGGTACAGAAATCTGTCAGCAAAGGCTGGGTAGGGTGGCAGAGCAAACCTGAGGTGCTGGATGGGAATCAGGTTGAAGGCAGAGTTGTTCTGACACTGCTCTTTGAGCCAGCTCTGGCAGATCTCTGAATATCAGGAGTCAGCttggctgctgccagagctggaaGACCTACTTGTGTCTTGGCTTTCACTCCTCCATCTCTCCTCTTGCAGATGGAGATCCAGAATGCCAGCAGCCTGTCTGCTGATGGGGACCACAGCGCCACATGGCCCATCGGCATCCCGCCCCCATTCCAGCCCAAAACCCGCTTTGAGGTGCTACGCTGGGACTACTTCACTGAGGAGCAAGTCTACGCCTGTGTGGATGGCTCCCCCAAGTGTGAGCTGCGTGGCGCGGATCTGGCAGACGTTGCCGACGTGGTGGCCACGGCCATGGAGGAGCTGAACCGCAAGTACCAGCCGGTGCTCCATGTCCGCAAGCAGCAGCTGGTGAATGGGTACCGGCGCTTCGACCCCACACGTGGCATGGAGTACACACTGGACCTTCAGGTGGAGGTGGTCACCCAGAAGGGGCACAGCCGCTCCGTCACAAAACGTGTGCACCTCGTGCGACCCCTCAGCGAGGTGGAGATCATCCCCATGCCGTATGTGACAGAGGCCAGTCGCATCAATGTCATCCTGCCGCTGACAGCCCATGACCGGGACTATGCTGCCCGCTTTTTGGAGGCTTATGCGGCAGCCGCTTTTGAGAGCAGTGAGAATGCAGTGCTCACCTTCCTCTTCATTTATGACCCCTTTGAGGCCCAGCAGGTCACCCAAAACGACATCTTCGCCTCTGTGAAGGCCCAGATCACTGAGTATGAGCGCAAATATGCGGAGGTAAAGATCCCATGGATCAGTGTTAAGACAGACGCACCCTCCCAAATCAAGGTCATGGACATTATCTCCAAGAAGCATCCCGTGGACACACTCTTCTTTGTGGCCGGCGTGGGGACGGAGGTCACCATCGACTTCCTGAATCGCTGCCGGATGAACACCATAAACAACTGGCAGGTCTTCTTCCCCATCCACTTCCAGGGCTACAACCCAGCTATTGCTTACCACAACCAGGTGCCACCTACCACGCTGGACCTGCTGCGGGACGTGGGGCGGTTCGACCGTGATGTCTTCCACGAAGCCTGCTTCTACAACGCCGACTACATGGCAGCACGCACCCGCATGGCAGGTGATGTGCAGGAGAATGAAGACATCCTGGAAACCCTGGACATCTACGACATGTTCATCAAGTACTCCAATCTCCATGTCTTCCGAGCTGTGGAGCCTGCCCTACTGCAGCACTACCGGCACCAGGCCTGCAACCCTCGGCTCAGCGAGGAGATCTACCACCGCTGtgtgcagagcagcctggagggCATAGGCTCTCGCTCCCAGCTGGCCATGGTGCTTTTTGAGCAGGAGCAAGGGAACAGCACCTGAACTCTGGGGTGGAGAGGGGCTGGCcctgccatgccatgccatgcctGCCTGCTCACCTCACCTCTTCTGCTGCCCAAATCTGTCTTCCTTCTCCCAGCGGCTGCAGGGATTGCTGGTACCCGAGCTCATGACttgccctgctggggctgcctggaCCGGGGTCTGCCATCCCAGGGTGCCTGGGTCTTTCTGGAGTGGCCATGGCTGTGCAGACCCCGGGGCAAGAAGGGGGCAGAGTCACTGAGCTGCAAGCTGGAATGCCTGGCTCCtcatcacagagctgctggctgctggccccatccctttgtcctgtccctactgctcagcacaggggagATGGGCTGCCCTGTCCCTTGCTGTCCCCCCTTGATTGGGGAAACGTAGAGCCCAAGGTTCCCCTGCTGCAGGGCCATGACTGCCACAGGGCCTGGAGTGATCCCTCATGGTTACCCCAGTGCCCTGGGACAAGCCTGTGCCCTTTGCTCCTTCGGAGCATTGGCCTGGTTGTGCAGAGAGGGccatgtccctgtgcctgcCACAGGCTTGGACAGTGGGATGGGGCATGTCCCACCCCAAAAGAGCAAGAAGGAGGTTGGTTTTGGGACTTTGCCACTTGGCAATGAGCTGGAGCGCTCCTGGCTGGTTGGGGTGTGGGGAACTTGGCCCCTGGGGCCGGTGGGCGCAGGGGGTGCTGGAGGGGATCCTGCTGTATTCACGTACCGTGAACTGCTCCCCATGGGAACCGTGACCCAGGCCGCTTTGGCCTTCGCAGTATTGACAGGACGTCGGAGGTCACAGCCCTCAAACGAGAGCCTCCTGACAGAGGTTGCATCCCTCCCCAGTGTGGGGGTCGAGGGACGTGGTGCCCGACACTGGTGGGCATGGCAGAGGGTTTGGCTGTGCATCTCCTAAGGAGAAAGCGACTGAGGAGCCACTCTCTGCTCCTGGTTTGTATTTAataggggaaaaggaggggaaatgggTTGCATTTACACTAATAAAATGGAGAGATGAACTAGTGAGTCTGGCTGATTCTTTCATGGAGCACCTCTGGGTGTTCTGCTGCAGGTCTGTGTGGTGGTAGGTGCTGGCTGTTTGTAAAAACTCTGGGTGCAGCTGGCTGGACAGATCCCTCACAGGCATGCTGCTTTTCCCATGCACCTGCAAACATCCTCTACCTGAGCTGGGAGATGACTGCCTCTTCTTAGGAAGACTGCAGGAGCCCATTTCCTTATGGACAGGGTGGCAGATGCTGGGCCAAGCAGACACTTGGAAATATATGCTTGAAACCCTAGAGTCATGCACCTCCTCTGATGCCCACAGTCTCTCAGGATGTCCTGCTATAACTACCTGCTACCAGTCACTGGTGGTGCAGCAGGATGCTGAGCCCCTTGCCACAGAAAGTCCTTTGACTGCTGtcttttctgttgctgtaaGCTTGTGGTCTCACTGACCAGTCCTCAGCCCTGTCTGTGCGTGGAAGAGCACCAGTGAGGGGCTGGTGCAGCTGTGTGTCCTCCTGCATGTGCTGTCTCCATAACAGTCTTTGTGGTCTGAGCGTGAGTAATGTGGGACCCCTGCCTGCTGTCAGAGCGCAGGTTGGCTGCCCAAGTAGGGTGAATTCTGCCCTCCAGCATCTGGGATCAGTTCTGAAGGAAACTCCCAGGCCAGGCCTCGACCTGCCCTCTCTGCATTGCTGTCAATTTTTGGGGGGCTGTTTTATGTCTCAGGCTTCTCAGCAGCTTGTGGTTTCCAGTTCTGAGTTGGGCAGAGCAGTGTCATCCTGCCCTGGACTGTTTCACCACCTACAGCTCCTATTTTCATTACAAGGAATGGGGACTGTGTCCCCTGCCCATGCTGCCTGCTGAAGGCAAGATTTTCATGACTCCATGTCTCTTCCCACCAGCCCGGTACTCCTAATGTTTTACTGGTTCATGAAACACATGTATCAAAGAGACATCTCCAAGAATATGAACTGAACCTAGTCACTGTTACTTATCAAGGCTGTTAGTGCTCAGTGAAACTCATGGAGAGCCTCTGGGCTGTGTGACATGCCTTTCCCAAGGATACTTCATTCATCTATTCCTGCTCCAGTCTCCGTATCCACGGTGTAGGAGTGTATatgtttaaatataattttattatatttcagaCAGTAGCCGTTAGCTTGTTCTgagtatttctatttttgatCTTCCCTGAGCACATTTAAATTCCCTTTAAATGGAAATCTGGGACAGAGGGAGTGAGGCAGATGCAGATGTGTTACAGATACATTTCCTCTCTGAAAAGCAGACCTAGGAGTCAGATGTGATTAGGCATAAGAGGAGTATCCAAATACTAATAAAGCAAACTGGCTTCAAATTGAGTTGGCTgggaaaagaaacccagaaCTGTCATTTAATTATCACAAGACTGTTTAGATAAAGTTGCTGTTGCCTCCTTATTGCTGTTTTCCCAGACTGAGTTAGAGGTATTTGCATACTCTGCACTATCAATATCAGCAGAGCCTTCCCACTCTGACATATGTATGAGCAAATGACAGTGCTTGTTGCACTCCCAGCACTGTAACTGCTCCCTTTTCAAAGGAGCTTGCAGGGTTTGAAGCTGTTTTAGTGTTTGCCAGGTTATCTGCAGCATCAAAACATGACAAAACCCTGGAGAAGGATGTGCAAAACTTGGGGAAGGGGTTTGGTGACGGGAGCAAGCTGACTGCTGGCTGTGAAGACAGAGCCAGCAGGTCTCTGTGCCATGACAGAGATGGGGACCTACCTGGGTGCAACTGTGCTGTGCACTCCTCCTGCCCTCATAaggctggcagggacaggcagggcacCAGGGATGATGACAACCTTTGAAAGTGTCAGGAGGAGGAGCCCTGGGTGCTGACATGGGTGACTGAGCATGCAGAAACATTCTGTGATCCCTATCAGGTTTGACTGGTACTTCCATACAATGTGTGGACTTTTGCACTGACGCAGTTccagaggcagagcagtgaAAGGACAGTTTTCCCAATGAGGCAGGAGAAAACACATCTCCTACCTTGTAGACTTTTGCTTCCCTTGAGGACACTTTTTAAGTGTTACTGGCTCACCATGCCATCAAGAAGGGTAAAGCAAGTTCCTCTTGGaaagtttttcaaaagaatGAGTGAAGAGCTGGTTCAGAGCAGAGCACTCTGAAGCACAAGAGGGACTGGCTGGGTgcactggggctgggcaggaaccTGCCTCCCCTTCTGcctcccctctcctttctgCACCAGGGCAAGGAAAGGGACTCAAACTAGGGAAAACGCAAGATGCTACTGTGCTattctccctcccaccccctccctctCAACACCCCTCCCTTCTCCACAGTTTGTTCCCCTGTGCCTCTCTGTAAACACAGCAGTTAGCCTGTGAGCAGAGAAGGCAAAACCTGCTACTCCAGCCCTGCTTGGGTCACTTCAGGCTGTGCTAAACCCTGTGACAGAGCTACTTCAGCCCCGGCAATGTTGATCAGTTCGATGGCTGACCTTTGGGAGGAAGTGGGAACTGCGGCCGCGCCAGCAGAGGGCTGGAGGGCAAGGGAAAGTTCAGTGCCTTTTCGTCCCTGTGCTTTCGTTGGGAAGGGGCCAGTGGTGCCTCGCTGCCTGTCCCGCAGGAGCAGCGCTGCCAACCACAGAGCGGGACCCCACTCCAGCAAGCGTTTCCTCCTGTCCGCAAGTGAAGGCAGGAGAGGCTGCTCTGCTTGAGGAGGAGCAGACAAGGAAATGCCAGGCTGTGCTTGTACCAAATCCCTCGGGTCACAGCCCAACGCACTGCTGAACCCCTCTGGAGGGTGTGAGGGGCTTTGATCAGggccagagctcagggaaatCGGAGCCTTGATGAAGAAGAGCTGTTAATTGTAAGtgcagacagagctgctgccgATGTGTGCCTGCCTGGGGGGGTTTCCCTGCACAGGGTGTCAGCATACCTAGCTATGCCCTCTGGGGACAAACACTCTTGGCAGTGGCAGAATGCAGGAGCCTGAAactctggggctgggggaaaAGGCAAGCAGCTTGCTTGGATTTTGATTTAAATtgcattcttattttttccaacCTGCTTGCCCACTGTCCAGGGCTGAGTGCTGGAAAGTGAGGGCTGTGTATCCCCTGCCTGGCCCCACTGATGAGCACCACCAGTCCATTTTTCCAGCAAGCAGGTTATGGGCAAATGACCAGGAGCAAAGCAACAAACTTGCCATGTGTATGTCATCCGGAGATGCTGAGGGTCACTCCTTTCTCCAGGTGTTGCCTGTCACCATCAGCATGTCCAGGCAGAAAATGCTtggggaggaggtggcagcGGTGATGCCACATGTCCCATTACCTTTCAGGGCTTAattccaacctctctgctcccaAGTTGgatagttttcttttctttgaaatgcagcttttccatGGGAACATGTAATTGCTGTTCGTGGTAGTGGAGGCATGTTGGGAAGTGCCCAAGGAGATGGCCACTACATTTTGGTGCGTCCTCCCTAGGGATTGGCACCACAGGAGCTGTGTCTGCTGGGGTTGTTGCCTCTACAATGACAGGAGCTGTCGCCAGCACAGCCGGTCCTGCTGTGATCAGGTACTTGGCATT includes these proteins:
- the CHPF gene encoding chondroitin sulfate synthase 2 — protein: MRLSLVLSVLRPAGPVAIGVSLGFTLSLLSVTWVEEPCGPPSHLATRPRPDGGPAPPPGPANGNAARRPNAVPAGLGVDSWEPRVVPYRPPSPGRAAKKAVRTRYISTELGMRQRLFVGVLTSKSTLNTLGVAVNRTLAHRLERLVYFTGTRGRKVPHGMVVVTHSDERPIWNMYQTVRYLLQHYVNDFDWFFLVQDDTYTEAHRISRLVAHLSIDTHLYLGRPEEFIGGDTEGRYCYGGFGYLLSRSLLLLLQQHLESCRNDILSARPDEWLGRCIIDYTGVNCAEEHEGLHYHYFELGKNVDPERETDLRFQSAFTVHPVLDPLQMYRLHKYFAQVELERTYQEIQQLQMEIQNASSLSADGDHSATWPIGIPPPFQPKTRFEVLRWDYFTEEQVYACVDGSPKCELRGADLADVADVVATAMEELNRKYQPVLHVRKQQLVNGYRRFDPTRGMEYTLDLQVEVVTQKGHSRSVTKRVHLVRPLSEVEIIPMPYVTEASRINVILPLTAHDRDYAARFLEAYAAAAFESSENAVLTFLFIYDPFEAQQVTQNDIFASVKAQITEYERKYAEVKIPWISVKTDAPSQIKVMDIISKKHPVDTLFFVAGVGTEVTIDFLNRCRMNTINNWQVFFPIHFQGYNPAIAYHNQVPPTTLDLLRDVGRFDRDVFHEACFYNADYMAARTRMAGDVQENEDILETLDIYDMFIKYSNLHVFRAVEPALLQHYRHQACNPRLSEEIYHRCVQSSLEGIGSRSQLAMVLFEQEQGNST